In a genomic window of Streptomyces koelreuteriae:
- a CDS encoding metallophosphoesterase family protein, producing MARVPAAVLSVLNPIRKPPRALARRYRSRQAPTTIELVRQPHPWARAAGLVTVVLVGAWLGLLVVGNVRVPVGPMNTTMTLRPSFTGGTKINVSPLGALALDSHNAPVRLDVNVDQLDPDRSQALVDHPERLSGLQDEVTEDVGRGTLDLAVRSGVAVVAGATTLGLAVYRRPRRALAAGGLALALLAASGGTAYATWRPDSVLEPKFSGLLTSAPSLVGNARSIVTEFDVYQKELARLVTNVTKLYDATSTLPAYAPDPSTLRVLHVSDIHLNPASWKIIASLVEQYKVDVIVDSGDTMDHGTAAENGFLDPIEDLGAPYVWVRGNHDSMLTQRYMEDLKNVHVLDDGRATTIKGLRFAGIGDPQYTPDRSKQIGAAQSQELAGARLATALRDQRAAGTPVDVAVAHEPAAVREVDGEVPLALAGHLHHDETEVMKYGTRLRIEGSTGGSGLRAIEGKHPDPIEASILYFDRDSRHLQAWDEIELGGLGLTTAEVSRHLPEENQPGAEPSPSTPTEGTPSASP from the coding sequence ATGGCCCGCGTCCCCGCCGCAGTCCTGAGTGTCCTGAACCCGATCCGCAAGCCGCCGCGCGCCCTGGCCCGCCGCTATCGCTCCCGTCAGGCGCCCACCACGATCGAGCTCGTACGGCAGCCGCACCCGTGGGCCCGGGCGGCCGGGCTGGTGACCGTCGTCCTCGTCGGTGCCTGGCTGGGGCTGCTGGTCGTGGGCAATGTCCGGGTCCCGGTCGGCCCCATGAACACCACCATGACCCTGCGCCCCTCCTTCACCGGCGGCACCAAGATCAATGTCTCGCCGCTGGGGGCCCTGGCGCTGGACAGCCACAACGCCCCCGTCCGCCTGGACGTCAACGTCGACCAGCTCGACCCCGACCGCTCCCAGGCCCTGGTCGACCACCCCGAGCGCCTCTCCGGCCTCCAGGACGAGGTCACCGAGGACGTCGGCCGCGGCACGCTCGACCTGGCCGTCCGCTCCGGCGTGGCCGTCGTCGCCGGGGCCACCACCCTCGGCCTCGCGGTCTACCGCCGCCCCCGCCGCGCCCTCGCCGCCGGCGGCCTCGCCCTCGCGCTCCTCGCCGCCTCGGGCGGCACGGCCTACGCCACCTGGCGCCCCGACTCCGTCCTGGAACCCAAGTTCTCCGGCCTGCTCACCTCGGCCCCCTCCCTGGTCGGCAACGCGCGCAGCATCGTCACCGAATTCGACGTCTACCAGAAGGAATTGGCCCGCCTGGTCACCAACGTGACCAAGCTCTACGACGCCACCTCGACGCTCCCGGCCTACGCGCCCGACCCCTCCACCCTCCGGGTCCTGCACGTCTCCGACATCCACCTCAACCCGGCGAGCTGGAAGATCATCGCCTCGCTCGTGGAGCAGTACAAGGTGGACGTGATCGTCGACTCGGGCGACACGATGGACCACGGCACGGCAGCCGAGAACGGCTTCCTGGACCCCATCGAGGACCTCGGGGCCCCCTATGTCTGGGTCCGCGGCAACCACGACTCGATGCTCACCCAGCGCTATATGGAGGACCTGAAGAACGTCCACGTCCTGGACGACGGACGGGCGACGACGATCAAGGGCCTGCGTTTCGCGGGCATCGGCGATCCGCAGTACACCCCGGACCGCTCGAAGCAGATCGGCGCCGCCCAGTCGCAGGAGCTGGCGGGTGCCCGGCTGGCCACGGCCCTGCGCGATCAGCGCGCGGCAGGCACCCCGGTGGATGTCGCCGTCGCCCATGAACCGGCGGCGGTCCGCGAGGTCGACGGCGAGGTCCCCCTGGCGCTGGCCGGCCATCTGCACCACGACGAGACGGAGGTCATGAAGTACGGCACCCGGCTCCGGATCGAGGGCTCCACCGGCGGCAGCGGTCTGCGCGCCATCGAGGGGAAGCACCCGGACCCCATCGAGGCGTCGATCCTGTACTTCGACCGGGACTCCCGCCACCTCCAGGCCTGGGACGAGATCGAGCTGGGCGGCCTCGGCCTCACGACGGCCGAGGTCAGCCGCCACCTCCCGGAGGAGAACCAGCCCGGCGCGGAACCGTCCCCGAGTACCCCTACGGAGGGCACCCCGTCGGCCTCCCCCTAA
- a CDS encoding class IV adenylate cyclase: MAGIEFEAKALDIDPAKIARLIADVGGTCTAGARLMRRYVYDTIPAVPGRWVRLRDTGTDVTLCVKQIITDAVDGTHETEVTVDSFEETAALLRLTGLTPRGYQENRRTSYTLGAARLEVDEWPRIPPYLEIEADDETQVWTAAAALGINHDRLTSINTTKVYRLYGIDLDSIADLRFE, translated from the coding sequence ATGGCAGGCATTGAGTTCGAAGCGAAGGCCCTCGACATCGACCCCGCGAAGATCGCACGGCTCATCGCAGACGTCGGCGGTACTTGCACGGCTGGGGCCCGCCTCATGCGACGGTACGTGTACGACACCATCCCGGCCGTCCCCGGCCGATGGGTGCGGCTGCGCGACACGGGGACCGACGTCACTCTGTGCGTGAAGCAGATCATCACGGACGCCGTCGACGGCACCCACGAGACCGAAGTGACCGTCGACAGCTTCGAGGAAACCGCCGCGCTGCTGCGGCTCACCGGCCTGACACCACGCGGCTACCAGGAGAACCGACGCACCTCGTACACCCTCGGCGCCGCCCGCCTGGAGGTCGACGAGTGGCCGCGTATCCCGCCGTACCTGGAGATCGAGGCCGACGACGAAACACAGGTGTGGACGGCCGCCGCCGCGCTCGGCATCAACCACGACCGGCTCACATCGATCAACACCACGAAGGTCTACCGCCTCTACGGCATCGACCTGGACTCCATCGCCGACCTGCGCTTCGAGTAG
- a CDS encoding metallopeptidase family protein, giving the protein MLEMTREEFEELVAEALDRIPPELTRLMDNVAVFVEDEPPADDPELLGLYEGTPLTDRGEWYAGVLPDRITIYRNPTLRMCESREDVVAETEVTVVHEIAHHFGIDDERLHALGYG; this is encoded by the coding sequence GTGCTGGAGATGACGCGCGAGGAGTTCGAGGAACTGGTGGCCGAGGCGCTCGACCGGATCCCGCCGGAGCTGACGCGACTGATGGACAACGTCGCGGTGTTCGTCGAGGACGAACCGCCCGCGGACGACCCGGAGCTGCTCGGGCTCTACGAGGGGACCCCGCTGACCGACCGGGGGGAGTGGTACGCCGGGGTGCTGCCGGACCGGATCACGATCTACCGGAACCCGACGCTGCGGATGTGCGAGTCGCGGGAGGACGTCGTCGCGGAGACGGAGGTCACCGTGGTGCACGAGATCGCGCACCACTTCGGCATCGACGACGAGCGCCTTCACGCCCTGGGCTACGGCTGA
- a CDS encoding radical SAM protein: MHDLSDVPVEVKPDRTLRVKIIDACGLACSFCHNEGTPVAAPGSTGRVSIYLRTNGADFLPGRIAADADFALALAAIRGGLPTNEVHFTGGEPTLHPDLPGLITIARRLGLTVGLTSNGENGAAVLPAAAAAGLDRINLSVFGTTPAELAAVQAPRLASPKLAERKLAALDATIETAAAHGIKVSANIVIPDRGHVDRVLRIVERHGRCVVVRMLVSLEDGGASLAAMQDVLGHLGAVPVRRIITAGASDQRVRYHLPDGRTLYAKSIRPVRLPETCADCRFNTPDDCQEGYYGVRLYRAADGPFMVGVCIQRMDLCLSLGEFVMSRRCHEVAAFRDDETARLTRLHATTATRSNGQDPSPVDV, from the coding sequence ATGCACGACCTGAGCGACGTGCCGGTGGAAGTGAAACCGGACCGCACCCTGCGCGTGAAGATCATCGATGCCTGTGGCCTAGCCTGCTCGTTCTGCCACAACGAGGGAACACCCGTCGCCGCACCCGGCAGCACCGGACGCGTCTCCATCTACCTCCGCACCAACGGCGCCGACTTCCTCCCCGGCCGGATCGCCGCTGACGCCGACTTCGCCCTGGCCCTCGCCGCCATACGCGGCGGCCTGCCGACGAACGAAGTGCATTTCACGGGCGGTGAGCCGACGCTGCACCCCGACCTGCCCGGCCTGATCACCATCGCCCGGCGCCTCGGACTCACGGTCGGACTCACCTCGAACGGCGAGAACGGCGCCGCGGTCCTGCCCGCCGCCGCGGCAGCCGGCCTCGACCGCATCAACCTGTCCGTATTCGGCACCACCCCGGCCGAGCTCGCCGCCGTACAGGCCCCGCGTCTCGCCTCGCCGAAGCTCGCCGAACGCAAGCTGGCCGCCCTCGACGCGACGATCGAGACCGCCGCCGCGCACGGCATCAAGGTCTCCGCCAACATCGTGATCCCCGACCGTGGCCACGTCGACCGCGTGCTCCGCATCGTCGAGCGACACGGCCGCTGCGTCGTGGTCCGGATGCTCGTGTCGCTGGAGGACGGGGGCGCCTCACTGGCCGCCATGCAGGATGTCCTCGGCCACCTGGGCGCCGTGCCGGTCCGCCGCATCATCACGGCAGGGGCGTCCGACCAGCGGGTGCGGTACCACCTGCCGGACGGGCGCACGCTGTACGCGAAGAGCATCCGGCCCGTGCGCCTGCCCGAGACGTGCGCCGACTGCCGGTTCAACACTCCGGACGACTGCCAGGAGGGCTACTACGGGGTCCGCTTGTACCGCGCCGCGGACGGCCCGTTCATGGTCGGTGTGTGCATCCAGCGCATGGACCTGTGCCTGTCGCTCGGCGAGTTCGTGATGAGCCGACGCTGTCACGAGGTAGCGGCCTTCCGCGACGACGAGACGGCACGGCTGACCCGGCTGCACGCCACGACGGCTACCCGGTCAAACGGACAGGACCCCAGCCCAGTTGATGTCTGA
- a CDS encoding DUF6879 family protein → MTLRFLGTTSDDGDCPTLYEIPETDEILVQGDRETDPQHLVRLRDVKPSETFVRVPRSLLTRYTPRSAAPELQPFASISHMFREFRHTAFRLETRRGYASDRQSPLWPKWLAGDDVAAEPANAWRQNVRAQVSQGKRFERVRLVDKPLTQGQQFLLARAPSNIEAGEDIRHLPRGEAHALRLPDHDDTTLGVYVTEDPAEVLAACQSRDAAWHHAVPTAEFAKRVASTV, encoded by the coding sequence ATGACGCTCAGGTTCCTCGGCACGACCAGCGACGACGGCGACTGCCCCACCCTGTACGAGATCCCGGAGACGGACGAGATCCTCGTGCAAGGAGACCGAGAGACTGACCCGCAGCATCTCGTACGACTACGGGACGTCAAACCGTCCGAGACGTTCGTCCGCGTCCCCCGCAGCCTCCTGACCCGATACACGCCCCGCAGCGCTGCGCCCGAGCTCCAGCCCTTCGCCTCGATCTCACACATGTTCCGCGAGTTCCGGCACACCGCGTTCCGGCTGGAGACCCGCCGTGGCTACGCCTCCGACCGCCAGTCCCCGCTCTGGCCGAAGTGGCTCGCAGGTGACGACGTCGCTGCCGAGCCGGCCAACGCCTGGCGGCAGAACGTTCGCGCCCAGGTCAGTCAAGGCAAGCGGTTCGAGCGGGTCCGCCTGGTCGACAAGCCCCTCACTCAGGGGCAGCAGTTTCTACTGGCCCGAGCCCCGAGCAACATCGAAGCCGGCGAGGACATTCGCCACCTCCCGCGCGGCGAAGCCCACGCCCTGCGGCTGCCGGACCACGACGACACCACTCTCGGTGTGTACGTCACCGAGGACCCTGCCGAGGTGCTGGCCGCCTGCCAGTCCCGGGACGCCGCCTGGCATCACGCGGTACCTACGGCCGAGTTCGCGAAACGGGTAGCTTCGACTGTGTGA
- a CDS encoding GntR family transcriptional regulator: protein MSARPLYVQLADVIAGKIASGELAPDRPIPSENHLADAYGVARLTARRAAQELRERGLIVTVRGKGSFVAEQPPGLSREPGEPNT, encoded by the coding sequence ATGAGCGCGAGACCGCTCTACGTACAGCTGGCCGACGTCATCGCCGGGAAGATCGCGTCCGGCGAACTGGCGCCGGACAGGCCCATCCCCTCGGAGAACCACCTCGCCGACGCGTACGGCGTGGCCCGGCTCACCGCACGTCGCGCCGCCCAGGAACTGCGCGAGCGCGGGCTCATCGTCACCGTGCGCGGCAAGGGATCGTTCGTCGCCGAACAGCCACCCGGTCTCTCACGCGAGCCGGGTGAACCGAACACCTGA
- a CDS encoding FAD-dependent monooxygenase, with product MSEATEVLIVGAGPTGLMLAGDLAAAGVSVTVLERRTERSQLTRAFAVHARTLELLDARGIADELVAGGVRIGKLQMIGDAQLDLKRLPSRFPYMLLTPQYATEAVLAKRAETLGAEVVAGADVTGVEQDSEGVSVTVRRSDGTSGTRRAAYLVGADGMNSVVRRALGFPFPGRAALRSVMLADVRLTVPQSMPVANAVREGIAFVSPLGDGWHRVVAWDRDRQLPVEAPLDLEEVRTITRKALGTDFGMHDPRWLSRFQTDERQVPRYRLGRVLLAGDAAHVHSPAGGQGMNTGLQDAANLAWRLAAVVRGWAPEELLDGYQAERHPIGREVIRDSGRMMRLALIHSPVLSTAMNLLSRAAAAIPPVADRLSAKATGIAISYPAPSGTHPGTGRRAPDLELAPSAGPGTSSPKRLYEALRACRFVLVSRFPEVTGWEDRTITVTPAAGSKAPAVLLVRPDGYIAWAADDHDHDTLLTALTTWVGPRQDVPST from the coding sequence ATGTCCGAAGCCACCGAAGTCCTGATCGTGGGTGCCGGTCCCACCGGTCTGATGCTCGCCGGCGACCTCGCCGCGGCGGGCGTCTCCGTCACCGTGCTCGAGCGCCGCACCGAGAGGTCGCAGCTCACCCGCGCCTTCGCGGTCCATGCCCGCACGCTCGAACTGCTGGACGCCCGGGGCATCGCCGACGAACTCGTCGCCGGCGGTGTCCGGATCGGCAAGCTCCAGATGATCGGGGACGCCCAGCTCGATCTGAAGCGGCTGCCGAGCCGATTCCCCTACATGCTGCTGACCCCGCAGTACGCGACCGAGGCCGTGCTGGCGAAGCGTGCCGAGACGCTCGGTGCCGAGGTGGTGGCGGGCGCGGATGTCACCGGTGTCGAGCAGGACTCCGAGGGGGTGAGCGTGACCGTGCGCCGGTCCGACGGCACATCGGGGACGCGGCGTGCTGCCTACCTGGTCGGCGCGGACGGCATGAACAGTGTGGTGCGCCGGGCGCTGGGGTTTCCGTTCCCCGGCAGGGCCGCCCTGCGTTCGGTGATGCTCGCCGATGTCCGGCTGACCGTGCCGCAGTCCATGCCGGTGGCGAACGCGGTACGGGAGGGGATCGCCTTCGTGTCCCCGCTGGGCGATGGCTGGCACCGGGTCGTCGCCTGGGACCGAGACCGGCAGCTGCCGGTCGAGGCGCCTCTCGATCTGGAGGAGGTGCGGACGATCACCCGCAAGGCCCTCGGCACCGACTTCGGCATGCACGATCCGCGCTGGCTCTCCCGCTTCCAGACCGACGAGCGCCAGGTGCCGCGGTACCGGCTCGGGCGGGTGCTGCTCGCGGGAGACGCCGCGCATGTGCACTCCCCGGCGGGCGGTCAGGGCATGAACACCGGCCTCCAGGACGCCGCCAATCTGGCCTGGCGGCTGGCGGCGGTGGTGCGCGGATGGGCACCGGAGGAGCTGCTCGACGGGTATCAGGCCGAGCGGCATCCGATCGGGCGGGAGGTGATCCGGGACAGCGGCAGGATGATGCGGCTGGCGCTGATCCACTCGCCGGTACTGAGCACCGCCATGAACCTGCTCTCACGCGCTGCCGCCGCCATTCCCCCGGTGGCCGACCGCCTCTCGGCCAAGGCGACGGGTATCGCCATCTCCTATCCGGCCCCCTCCGGCACCCACCCCGGCACCGGCCGCCGCGCTCCCGACCTGGAACTCGCCCCGAGCGCCGGCCCCGGCACCAGCTCCCCGAAGCGGCTGTACGAGGCCCTGCGCGCCTGCCGTTTCGTGCTCGTCAGCCGGTTCCCCGAGGTGACGGGCTGGGAGGACCGGACGATCACCGTCACCCCGGCCGCCGGCTCCAAGGCCCCCGCAGTACTGCTGGTCCGCCCGGACGGCTACATCGCCTGGGCCGCGGACGACCACGACCACGACACGCTGCTGACCGCCCTCACCACATGGGTCGGCCCTCGGCAGGACGTGCCATCGACATGA
- a CDS encoding peptidoglycan-binding domain-containing protein: MRRTHAIAAAVLLSAGLAAGPAAAAPQTIPERTERPERVVAQGPDDICDYTNRRPNLQQGSSGAVVQQAQCYLNEAVDADLDVDGDFGGQTRSAVTAFQQCAEIVVDGRVGAQTWSFLSFWANNPSRPFC, encoded by the coding sequence ATGCGACGAACGCACGCGATCGCTGCGGCTGTTCTCCTTTCCGCGGGCCTTGCCGCAGGTCCTGCCGCCGCGGCGCCACAGACCATCCCGGAACGCACCGAACGCCCCGAACGCGTCGTGGCCCAGGGACCGGACGACATCTGCGACTACACGAACCGCCGGCCCAACCTCCAGCAGGGCTCATCCGGGGCAGTCGTCCAGCAGGCCCAGTGCTACCTCAATGAGGCGGTGGACGCCGACCTGGACGTGGACGGAGACTTCGGCGGGCAGACGCGCAGCGCGGTGACGGCCTTCCAGCAATGCGCCGAGATCGTCGTCGACGGACGGGTCGGAGCACAGACCTGGTCCTTCCTCTCCTTCTGGGCCAACAACCCGAGCCGCCCCTTCTGCTGA
- a CDS encoding helix-turn-helix domain-containing protein has translation MTTDFQTAREALGARLRELRTEAGLDGKDIAGKAGWQTSKVSRLQNGKQTPTRADLTAWAHAVGRLDAEPELHGLLAGLDMKQRHRSWRRQLAGGHRGRQEIAVRQTENTTLIRGLEVSRIPGLFQTPEYARVIFDSNAEFRGIPPTTEAAVETRMRRQEALYDPEKTFRFLVCEAALYHRSCPADVMAEQLDRLYNLVGQRRIELGILPFGTQLRRTAPHAFWIYDRRLVIVETISEELWLTGDDDVQLYERAWDWLAEAAEYGAPARRLIGRARASLDLT, from the coding sequence GTGACCACCGACTTCCAGACCGCGCGCGAGGCCCTCGGCGCGCGGCTGCGGGAGCTGCGCACCGAGGCCGGTCTGGACGGCAAGGACATCGCCGGCAAGGCGGGCTGGCAGACATCGAAGGTATCCCGGTTACAGAACGGCAAGCAGACCCCGACCCGTGCCGATCTGACCGCCTGGGCCCACGCGGTCGGCCGCTTGGACGCCGAGCCCGAACTGCACGGCCTGCTCGCCGGTCTGGACATGAAGCAGCGGCACCGTTCATGGCGCCGGCAGCTCGCGGGCGGGCACCGCGGCCGACAGGAGATCGCCGTCCGGCAGACCGAGAACACGACGCTGATCCGGGGCCTTGAGGTCTCCCGCATCCCTGGCCTGTTCCAGACACCCGAGTACGCGCGGGTCATCTTCGACAGCAACGCCGAGTTCCGCGGCATCCCGCCCACCACCGAGGCGGCCGTCGAGACGCGCATGCGCCGTCAGGAAGCGCTGTACGACCCCGAGAAGACGTTCCGTTTCCTCGTCTGCGAAGCGGCCCTCTACCACCGCTCGTGCCCTGCCGATGTGATGGCCGAGCAACTCGACCGGTTGTACAACCTCGTCGGCCAACGCCGCATCGAGCTCGGCATCCTGCCCTTCGGCACCCAGCTGCGCCGCACCGCACCGCACGCGTTCTGGATCTACGACCGGAGACTCGTCATCGTCGAGACCATCAGCGAGGAACTGTGGCTGACCGGTGACGACGACGTACAGCTGTACGAACGCGCCTGGGATTGGCTTGCCGAGGCCGCCGAGTACGGGGCGCCGGCTCGACGCCTGATCGGCCGCGCGAGGGCCTCTCTCGACCTCACCTGA
- a CDS encoding DEAD/DEAH box helicase, translating into MSIASTDHVVVPENEAADTTPEVTFADLGLPEGVVRKLAQNGVTTPFPIQAATIPDALAGKDILGRGRTGSGKTLSFGLPTLATLAGGRTEKHKPRAVILTPTRELAMQVADALQPYGDVMGLKMKVVCGGTSMGNQIYALERGVDILVATPGRLRDIINRGACSLENVQIAVLDEADQMSDLGFMPEVTELLDQVPAGGQRMLFSATMENEIKTLVDRYLNNPVSHEVDAAQGAVTTMSHHILIVKPKDKAPVTAAIASRKGRTIIFVRTQLGADRVAEQLRDAGAKADALHGGMTQGARTRTLADFKDGYVNVLVATDVAARGIHVDGIDLVLNVDPAGDHKDYLHRAGRTARAGRTGTVVSLSLPHQRRQIFRLMEDAGVDAGRHIIQGGAAFDPEVAEITGARSMTEVQAESVGNSAQQAEREVAQLTKELERAQRRANELREESDRLLARVARERGEDPAAVVAGESGDVAAVAEVSVPEQPTAKDVEREERAESSASTPSYERRERREERGGGYGRDRYADRDRGGDRGGDRGGRSFDRDRGGDRGGRSFERRDERGGGFNRDRDRDRDRGGDRGGDRGGRSFDRDRDRGFRRDDRGDRGERGGFRRDDRGGRSFDRDRGGDRGGRSFERRDERGGGFNRDRGGDRGGFRRDERGGHRGSDRPFNRDRRDDRPGYRSGGHDRPNGRRDDHRGGGSFGRREEKPRWKRNG; encoded by the coding sequence ATGTCCATCGCCAGTACTGATCACGTCGTCGTGCCCGAGAACGAGGCAGCCGACACCACCCCCGAAGTCACCTTCGCCGACCTCGGCCTGCCCGAGGGCGTCGTGCGCAAGCTCGCACAGAACGGCGTGACCACCCCCTTCCCCATCCAGGCCGCGACCATTCCGGACGCCCTGGCCGGCAAGGACATCCTCGGCCGTGGCCGCACCGGCTCCGGCAAGACCCTCTCCTTCGGTCTGCCGACCCTGGCGACGCTCGCCGGCGGCCGCACCGAGAAGCACAAGCCGCGCGCCGTCATCCTCACGCCGACGCGTGAGCTCGCCATGCAGGTGGCCGACGCGCTCCAGCCCTACGGCGACGTCATGGGCCTGAAGATGAAGGTCGTCTGCGGCGGTACGTCGATGGGCAACCAGATCTACGCCCTGGAGCGTGGCGTCGACATCCTGGTCGCCACCCCGGGCCGGCTGCGCGACATCATCAACCGCGGCGCCTGCTCGCTGGAGAACGTGCAGATCGCCGTTCTCGACGAGGCCGACCAGATGTCCGACCTGGGCTTCATGCCCGAGGTCACCGAGCTGCTGGACCAGGTCCCGGCGGGCGGCCAGCGGATGCTGTTCTCCGCGACCATGGAGAACGAGATCAAGACCCTCGTCGACCGGTACCTGAACAACCCGGTCAGCCACGAGGTCGACGCCGCCCAGGGCGCCGTCACGACGATGTCGCACCACATCCTCATCGTGAAGCCCAAGGACAAGGCGCCGGTCACCGCGGCCATCGCCTCCCGCAAGGGCCGCACGATCATCTTCGTCCGCACCCAGCTGGGCGCCGACCGCGTCGCCGAGCAGCTGCGTGACGCCGGTGCGAAGGCCGACGCGCTGCACGGCGGCATGACCCAGGGCGCCCGGACGCGGACGCTGGCCGACTTCAAGGACGGCTACGTCAACGTCCTCGTCGCCACCGACGTCGCCGCGCGCGGCATCCACGTCGACGGCATCGACCTGGTGCTGAACGTGGACCCGGCCGGGGACCACAAGGACTACCTGCACCGCGCGGGCCGTACGGCGCGTGCCGGCCGCACCGGCACCGTCGTCTCCCTCTCGCTGCCGCACCAGCGGCGTCAGATCTTCCGCCTGATGGAGGACGCCGGCGTCGACGCCGGGCGCCACATCATCCAGGGCGGCGCGGCCTTCGACCCGGAGGTCGCCGAGATCACCGGCGCCCGGTCGATGACCGAGGTCCAGGCCGAGTCCGTGGGCAACTCCGCGCAGCAGGCCGAGCGTGAGGTCGCCCAGCTCACCAAGGAGCTGGAGCGGGCGCAGCGGCGTGCGAACGAGCTGCGTGAGGAGTCCGACCGGCTGCTCGCGCGGGTCGCGCGTGAGCGGGGCGAGGACCCTGCCGCGGTGGTCGCCGGCGAGTCCGGGGATGTCGCCGCCGTCGCCGAGGTGTCGGTGCCGGAGCAGCCGACCGCGAAGGACGTCGAGCGTGAGGAGCGCGCCGAGTCCTCCGCGTCCACCCCGTCGTACGAGCGTCGGGAGCGGCGCGAGGAGCGTGGCGGCGGCTACGGCCGTGACCGTTACGCCGACCGTGACCGTGGCGGCGACCGCGGTGGTGACCGTGGCGGGCGTTCCTTCGACCGTGACCGTGGTGGCGACCGTGGCGGTCGTTCGTTCGAGCGGCGTGACGAGCGTGGCGGCGGCTTCAACCGTGACCGCGACCGGGACCGTGACCGCGGTGGTGACCGTGGCGGTGACCGCGGTGGCCGTTCCTTCGATCGCGACCGCGACCGTGGCTTCCGTCGCGACGACCGGGGCGACCGCGGTGAGCGCGGCGGCTTCCGCCGTGACGACCGTGGCGGGCGTTCCTTCGACCGTGACCGTGGCGGCGACCGCGGCGGCCGTTCGTTCGAGCGGCGTGACGAGCGCGGCGGCGGCTTCAACCGTGACCGCGGCGGCGACCGTGGCGGCTTCCGCCGTGACGAGCGTGGCGGGCACCGCGGCAGCGACCGTCCCTTCAACCGTGACCGCCGTGACGACCGTCCGGGCTACCGCTCCGGCGGCCATGACCGCCCGAACGGCCGCCGTGACGACCACCGCGGCGGCGGCTCCTTCGGCCGCCGCGAGGAGAAGCCGCGCTGGAAGCGCAACGGCTGA
- a CDS encoding RNA polymerase sigma factor SigF: protein MTATTRIGTTTDAGTETSEVLPLIAEPQKLAPQDARGLTGQFLERLAVLEEGTPEYQYARNTLIEMNTSLVRFAARRFRGSGQAMEDVVQVGIIGLIKAIDRFEVSREVQFTSFAVPYIVGEIKRFFRDTSWAVHVPRRLQEARTELAKATEELASRLGRAPRVAELAALMNITEEQVVEAQVAANGYLSSSLDATVGGDADESDATLSEFIGEEDPALELVEDFHALAPLLAELDERQRLILHLRFVEELTQADIGARLGISQMHVSRLLSRTVARLRSGMLTTS, encoded by the coding sequence GTGACAGCGACCACGCGCATCGGCACGACGACGGATGCCGGCACCGAGACCAGCGAGGTGCTGCCCCTCATCGCCGAGCCGCAGAAGCTCGCCCCGCAGGACGCGCGCGGGCTGACCGGGCAGTTCCTGGAGCGGCTCGCCGTACTGGAGGAGGGCACTCCCGAATACCAGTACGCGCGCAACACCCTCATCGAGATGAACACGTCGCTCGTGCGGTTCGCGGCCCGCCGGTTCCGCGGCAGCGGCCAGGCGATGGAGGACGTCGTCCAGGTCGGCATCATCGGGCTGATCAAGGCGATCGACCGCTTCGAGGTCTCCCGCGAGGTGCAGTTCACCAGCTTCGCGGTGCCCTACATCGTGGGCGAGATCAAGCGGTTCTTCCGTGACACGTCCTGGGCCGTGCACGTTCCGCGCCGCCTCCAGGAGGCCCGTACGGAACTCGCCAAGGCCACCGAGGAACTGGCCTCCCGCCTCGGCCGCGCGCCCCGCGTCGCCGAACTGGCCGCCCTGATGAACATCACCGAGGAACAGGTCGTCGAGGCCCAGGTCGCGGCGAACGGCTACCTCTCCTCGTCCCTCGACGCGACGGTCGGCGGCGACGCGGACGAAAGCGACGCGACACTCTCGGAGTTCATCGGCGAGGAGGACCCGGCCCTCGAACTGGTCGAGGACTTCCACGCCCTGGCCCCCCTCCTCGCCGAACTCGACGAACGCCAGCGCCTCATACTCCACCTCCGCTTCGTCGAGGAACTCACCCAGGCCGACATCGGCGCCCGCCTCGGCATCTCCCAGATGCACGTCTCCCGCCTGCTCTCCCGGACGGTGGCACGGCTGCGCTCGGGAATGCTGACGACGAGCTGA